The Kiloniellales bacterium genome contains a region encoding:
- a CDS encoding toxin TcdB middle/N-terminal domain-containing protein, producing the protein MDGGRRRSYARTLAVLLFAATAFWPPQRDAVAETVAGVTAGALSVESSGAASYAVPIAVPPGVAGMEPGLSLIYNSRADNGILGIGWSLGGLSIIHRCPQTLVQDGVKGGINFDAEDRFCLDGQRLVAVSGAYGADGTEYRTEIDSFSRVVSHGTAGSGPAYFTVETKAGQILEYGGTTDSRVPVAGRDEARFWALNRVEDTVGNYMTLAYLEDAANETCRLDRIDYAGNTTAGTLPQSAVQFLYEVRPDTRDAYQAGARINMMHRLTGIQTSTDAALVHDYRFAYDESPRTGRSRLLSVTECDAAGDCLQPTAFGWTEAAPGWVSNSNYIPPYDTGKDATRFVDVDGDGLVDVVWKDGTTSEGAHINTGDGWSSDPNYIPPYDTKTDATRFVDVNGDGLVDVLWKDGSTSEGAHINTGNGWVSDPNFIPPHNTKNSIVRFAELNGDGLPDLLWKEGSSSGARINNGAGWDDAPEYAPPYGTSGITARIQDLNGDGLADFTYWFRNTGGSDTYGTRLNTGSGWEVASEYNVWATNYPGTHIVDVNGDGLLDYFYWFQESGSDPRAVKLNTGTGWITAPYIPDLATSKAGTRVEDMNGDGLPDLIINQQQNGTDPRYAFLNTGNGWDSESAYIPPTKTDRTRTRIHDVNGDGLVDFVWKSGSASGARLNTGAVELLVTITDSLGQVTTIDYAPLTDDGVYTKGTGAVFPEIDLQGPLYVVKEVAADDGLGGQAQTTYSYEGARGHLQGRGFLGFARMAAVDQQTGIETVTDYLQDFPFIGRVATTETRLADGTMVKRLADTWDERTLNGGLTHFPFVSQSQAEAFEINDGPGNLPVTTTTSTTLYDDFGNPTSITASTTGGGETFVTTSDNSYANDTVNWLLGRLARSTVTNELPDLTSATRVTAFDYDAASGLLIQEVIEPDLAAFTLTTDYGHDAFGNLITETVSGADITTRTTTTEFSTDGRFAIKVTNDLGHAEDRDFDARFGTVTSLTGPNGITTSWDFDGFGRMIREARADGTETVVSYDLCVTQCPAGGVYAVVRQDLNSASQTPIGPRSAEYFDALNRGFRGETEGFDGTKVLGDTEFNARGEVVAVTRPYFEGTAEADKQKVLSTYDVIGRTLTVTQPDGGLTSTDYAGLTTTSTNALDQVETRRSNAIGDLVEATDNLGTAITYAYDPFGNLLETNAGGVVTAMAYDIRGRKTSMDDPDMGFWTYDYNVLSELISQTDAKTQSVELFYDTLGRLERRVEPEGTTEWFYDSAAKGIGKLHSVTAPDGYLETQSYDGLGRPSATTTTIDGVNYTSSVTYDAAGRVETQTYPSGFAVRNTYNTRGYLASVSEDGGPTVFWEADAVNAEGQVTLETLGNGVTTARAFDPRTGLIDGIVTDLAGSVIQDLTYDFDLLGNLRQRADLRQSRQEDFLYDGLNRLTSTSLVDTSAGGGTLATTAYTYDSLGNIQTKSDVGSYTYDSARPHAVTAAGGETYGYDDNGNMISGAGRDITYASFNKPTLIREIATGDEAGFTYGPDRARIKQHIVEGGVSREVVYLGAYERRTRFGSPDELVHYITAGGTVAIHTVFDDDLPATNKARYLHRDHLGSIESITGETGAVVERLSFDSHGKRRLADWTAGDPASPDAETPRGFTAHEHLDSVGLIHMNGRVYDPTLGRFLSADPFVPDPTATQAFNRYSYVGNNPLSYTDPSGFFFKKIKKFFKNAGKAISKAFNAVDDAVKSAAEAFFSLPDPFGIRDFFLTNSIGQMIGMALASYFGPWGAAFFAGLVTLRAGGGLMDTLMAAGTAYAIGDALGQFSEGLSAGMGGSQGGGGEIGFKVLAAAAHGAAFASQSAFKEEAESSGNRRSPRQTQMASGGFSKTSSGLQLAQASNEPPTGVLSDQQNYPDHELSGTRAQDLYSDHVVDRTQLAKDPRGGQHACEAGFYVCVMNGERLFDKGYVDEANFLYRECRLTLKMCYNNEDLTQTTPAIREMWTSFPPEKSRNGGGSVHHSKGQRPVYVPPFTDPIGELPPKNRP; encoded by the coding sequence TTGGACGGTGGCCGACGCAGGAGCTACGCCAGGACTCTGGCGGTCCTCCTCTTCGCCGCCACGGCCTTCTGGCCGCCGCAACGTGACGCCGTGGCCGAGACCGTGGCCGGGGTCACCGCCGGGGCGCTCTCGGTGGAGTCCTCGGGCGCCGCGAGCTACGCGGTGCCGATCGCGGTGCCGCCGGGCGTGGCCGGAATGGAGCCCGGTCTCTCCCTCATCTACAACAGCCGCGCCGACAACGGCATCCTGGGCATCGGCTGGTCCCTGGGCGGCCTTTCGATCATCCACCGCTGTCCCCAGACCCTGGTGCAGGACGGGGTGAAGGGCGGCATCAACTTCGACGCCGAGGACCGCTTCTGCCTGGACGGCCAGCGCCTGGTCGCGGTTAGCGGGGCCTACGGCGCCGACGGCACCGAGTACCGGACCGAGATCGACAGCTTCTCGCGGGTCGTCTCCCACGGCACGGCCGGCAGCGGCCCGGCCTATTTCACGGTCGAGACCAAGGCCGGTCAGATCCTGGAGTACGGCGGCACGACCGATTCCCGAGTGCCCGTCGCCGGCCGGGACGAGGCCCGCTTCTGGGCCCTCAACCGGGTCGAGGACACCGTCGGCAACTACATGACCCTGGCCTACCTGGAGGACGCCGCCAACGAGACCTGCCGCCTCGACCGCATCGACTACGCCGGCAACACGACGGCAGGCACCCTGCCGCAGAGCGCGGTCCAGTTCCTCTACGAGGTCCGGCCCGACACGCGCGACGCCTACCAGGCCGGCGCGCGCATCAACATGATGCACCGCCTGACCGGCATTCAGACCTCCACCGACGCCGCCCTGGTCCACGACTACCGCTTCGCTTACGACGAGAGCCCGAGAACCGGGCGCTCACGCTTGCTCTCCGTCACCGAATGCGACGCTGCCGGGGATTGCCTGCAGCCTACCGCCTTCGGCTGGACCGAGGCCGCGCCGGGATGGGTCTCGAACTCGAACTACATCCCGCCCTACGACACCGGCAAGGATGCAACGCGCTTTGTCGACGTCGACGGCGACGGACTGGTCGACGTTGTCTGGAAGGATGGCACCACTTCGGAAGGTGCGCACATCAACACTGGCGACGGTTGGTCGAGCGATCCGAACTACATTCCGCCCTACGACACGAAGACCGACGCGACGCGCTTCGTCGACGTGAACGGCGACGGGCTGGTCGACGTCCTTTGGAAGGACGGCTCCACCTCGGAAGGCGCCCACATCAACACCGGCAACGGCTGGGTGAGCGACCCGAACTTCATTCCGCCTCACAACACCAAGAACAGTATCGTGCGCTTTGCCGAGCTGAACGGCGATGGCTTGCCGGACCTTCTTTGGAAGGAAGGCAGCTCATCGGGCGCGCGTATTAACAACGGAGCCGGATGGGACGACGCGCCCGAGTACGCGCCCCCTTACGGCACCTCCGGTATCACTGCCCGCATCCAGGATCTGAATGGCGACGGCCTGGCCGATTTCACCTACTGGTTCCGGAATACCGGGGGCAGCGATACCTACGGCACCCGCCTCAACACCGGCAGCGGATGGGAGGTCGCTTCGGAGTACAACGTCTGGGCCACAAACTACCCCGGCACCCACATCGTCGACGTGAACGGCGATGGACTGCTGGACTATTTCTACTGGTTCCAGGAGAGCGGCTCAGACCCGCGGGCGGTCAAGCTCAATACCGGGACCGGGTGGATCACCGCTCCCTACATTCCCGACTTGGCGACGAGCAAGGCCGGCACGCGTGTCGAGGACATGAACGGTGACGGCCTGCCGGACCTGATCATAAACCAACAGCAAAATGGTACGGATCCGAGGTACGCCTTCCTCAATACCGGCAACGGCTGGGACAGCGAATCCGCCTACATTCCGCCGACCAAGACAGACAGGACCCGGACCCGCATTCACGACGTGAACGGCGATGGCCTGGTCGATTTCGTTTGGAAAAGCGGCAGCGCTAGCGGCGCCCGCCTCAACACCGGCGCCGTCGAACTGCTTGTCACCATCACCGACTCCCTCGGGCAGGTCACGACGATCGACTACGCGCCGCTGACCGACGACGGCGTCTACACCAAGGGCACGGGCGCGGTCTTTCCGGAGATCGACCTGCAGGGGCCACTCTACGTGGTCAAGGAGGTGGCCGCCGACGACGGGCTGGGCGGGCAGGCGCAGACGACCTACTCCTACGAGGGCGCACGGGGTCATCTCCAGGGCCGCGGCTTCCTCGGCTTCGCGCGCATGGCAGCGGTCGACCAGCAGACCGGCATCGAGACGGTTACCGACTACCTCCAGGACTTCCCCTTCATCGGACGGGTGGCCACGACCGAGACGCGGCTCGCCGACGGCACGATGGTCAAGCGCCTGGCCGACACCTGGGACGAGCGGACGCTCAACGGCGGCCTGACCCACTTCCCCTTCGTCTCGCAGTCCCAGGCCGAGGCCTTCGAGATCAACGATGGCCCCGGCAACCTGCCGGTCACCACGACCACCTCGACCACGCTCTACGACGACTTCGGCAACCCGACCTCGATCACCGCCAGCACCACCGGGGGCGGGGAGACCTTCGTCACCACCTCCGACAACAGCTATGCCAACGACACGGTGAACTGGCTCCTCGGCCGCCTGGCCCGCTCCACGGTCACGAACGAGCTGCCGGACCTGACCTCGGCGACCCGGGTCACGGCCTTCGACTACGACGCGGCCAGCGGCCTCCTGATCCAGGAGGTGATCGAGCCCGACCTGGCCGCTTTCACGCTCACCACCGACTACGGCCACGACGCCTTCGGCAACCTGATCACCGAGACGGTCAGCGGCGCCGACATCACGACCCGGACGACCACCACCGAGTTCTCAACCGACGGCCGATTCGCGATCAAGGTGACCAACGACCTGGGCCATGCGGAAGACCGCGACTTCGACGCCCGATTCGGGACGGTGACCAGCCTGACCGGCCCCAACGGGATCACCACCTCCTGGGACTTCGACGGCTTCGGCCGCATGATCCGCGAGGCGCGCGCCGACGGCACCGAGACTGTGGTTTCCTATGACCTCTGCGTCACCCAGTGCCCCGCCGGCGGCGTCTACGCCGTGGTCCGCCAGGACCTGAACAGCGCCTCCCAGACGCCGATCGGTCCGCGGTCTGCCGAATACTTCGACGCCCTCAACCGCGGCTTCCGCGGCGAGACCGAGGGCTTCGACGGCACCAAGGTCCTGGGCGACACCGAGTTCAACGCGCGCGGCGAGGTCGTCGCCGTCACCCGGCCCTACTTCGAGGGCACGGCCGAGGCCGACAAGCAGAAGGTCCTCAGCACCTACGACGTGATCGGCAGGACCTTGACCGTGACCCAGCCCGACGGCGGCCTCACCAGCACCGACTACGCCGGCCTGACCACGACCTCGACCAACGCGCTCGACCAGGTCGAGACCCGGCGGAGCAACGCCATCGGCGATCTGGTCGAGGCGACCGATAACCTGGGCACCGCGATCACCTATGCCTACGACCCCTTCGGCAATCTCTTGGAGACCAACGCCGGCGGCGTGGTCACGGCCATGGCCTACGACATCCGGGGCCGTAAGACCTCCATGGACGACCCGGACATGGGTTTCTGGACCTACGACTACAACGTCCTGAGCGAGCTGATCTCCCAGACCGACGCCAAGACCCAGAGCGTCGAGCTCTTCTACGACACCCTGGGCCGCCTGGAACGGCGGGTCGAGCCCGAGGGCACCACCGAGTGGTTCTACGACAGCGCGGCTAAAGGCATCGGGAAGCTGCACTCCGTGACGGCACCCGATGGCTACCTCGAGACCCAGAGCTACGACGGGCTCGGCCGGCCCAGCGCCACCACCACCACCATCGACGGAGTGAACTACACCTCGAGCGTGACCTACGACGCCGCCGGCCGGGTCGAGACCCAGACCTATCCCTCCGGATTCGCGGTGCGGAACACCTACAACACGAGGGGCTATCTGGCCTCGGTGTCCGAGGACGGCGGTCCCACGGTCTTCTGGGAGGCCGATGCCGTCAACGCCGAGGGCCAGGTGACGCTCGAGACCCTGGGCAACGGCGTGACCACCGCGCGCGCCTTCGATCCCAGGACCGGCCTGATCGACGGCATCGTGACCGACCTGGCCGGATCCGTGATCCAGGACCTGACCTATGACTTCGATCTGCTCGGCAATCTCAGGCAGCGCGCCGACCTGCGCCAGAGCCGGCAAGAGGACTTCCTCTACGACGGCCTCAACCGCCTGACCTCCACCAGCCTGGTCGACACCAGCGCGGGCGGCGGCACCCTGGCGACCACGGCCTACACCTACGACAGCCTCGGCAACATCCAGACCAAGTCCGACGTCGGCAGCTACACTTACGACAGCGCACGTCCCCACGCGGTGACCGCGGCGGGCGGCGAGACCTACGGCTACGACGACAACGGCAACATGATCTCGGGCGCAGGCCGCGATATCACCTACGCCTCCTTCAACAAGCCGACCCTCATCCGGGAGATCGCGACCGGCGACGAGGCCGGCTTCACCTACGGCCCCGACCGGGCGCGTATCAAGCAGCACATCGTCGAGGGCGGCGTCAGCCGCGAGGTGGTCTACCTCGGCGCCTACGAGCGCCGCACCCGCTTCGGCAGCCCCGACGAGCTGGTGCACTACATCACGGCTGGCGGCACCGTCGCGATCCACACCGTCTTCGACGACGACCTGCCGGCCACCAACAAGGCGCGCTACCTGCACCGCGACCACTTGGGCTCGATCGAGTCCATCACCGGCGAGACCGGCGCCGTCGTGGAGCGCCTCTCCTTCGATTCTCACGGCAAGCGCAGGCTGGCCGATTGGACCGCCGGCGACCCGGCCAGCCCCGACGCCGAGACCCCGCGCGGCTTCACCGCCCACGAGCACCTGGACTCCGTCGGCCTGATCCACATGAACGGAAGGGTCTACGACCCGACGTTGGGCCGCTTCCTCTCGGCCGATCCCTTCGTGCCGGACCCGACCGCGACCCAGGCCTTCAACCGCTACAGCTACGTCGGCAACAACCCGCTCAGCTACACCGACCCCTCGGGTTTCTTCTTCAAGAAGATCAAGAAGTTCTTCAAGAACGCGGGCAAGGCCATCTCCAAGGCCTTCAACGCGGTCGACGACGCCGTGAAGTCGGCGGCCGAGGCCTTCTTCTCCCTGCCCGATCCCTTCGGTATCCGGGACTTCTTCCTGACCAACTCCATCGGCCAGATGATCGGAATGGCTCTTGCCAGCTATTTTGGGCCCTGGGGGGCGGCCTTCTTCGCTGGGCTTGTGACGCTGCGGGCCGGCGGGGGGCTCATGGACACCCTTATGGCCGCTGGAACCGCCTACGCCATTGGTGACGCCCTCGGGCAATTCTCCGAAGGCCTCTCCGCCGGGATGGGCGGAAGCCAGGGCGGGGGCGGAGAAATTGGCTTCAAAGTCCTCGCCGCCGCGGCCCACGGCGCCGCCTTCGCTTCGCAATCGGCATTCAAAGAAGAAGCTGAAAGCAGCGGCAATCGCCGATCCCCTCGTCAGACCCAGATGGCGAGCGGCGGGTTCAGCAAAACGAGCAGCGGCTTGCAGCTCGCGCAAGCGTCAAACGAGCCGCCAACAGGCGTGCTTTCCGATCAGCAGAACTATCCTGACCACGAGTTGTCGGGAACCAGAGCGCAGGATCTTTATTCCGACCACGTGGTTGATAGGACACAGCTAGCTAAAGATCCACGCGGTGGCCAGCATGCCTGCGAGGCCGGATTCTACGTGTGTGTAATGAATGGAGAACGATTGTTCGATAAGGGTTACGTGGACGAAGCAAATTTCCTCTATAGGGAATGCCGGCTGACACTAAAGATGTGCTATAACAATGAGGATCTGACGCAAACCACACCGGCGATCCGCGAGATGTGGACTTCTTTCCCTCCAGAGAAGTCTCGAAATGGCGGGGGATCCGTACATCATTCGAAAGGGCAGAGACCGGTTTATGTACCTCCATTTACGGACCCTATAGGTGAGCTTCCCCCAAAAAACAGGCCATGA
- a CDS encoding LysR family transcriptional regulator, producing MHTRQTSESLSSWDNFRVFLEITKAGSFSSAAKRLHSTQPTISRRIQSLEQRLGVRLFDRVPSGVVLTAGGEKVLETVRYVEESLTKTEKRVLGADQRLKGSVRISLTDGLANFLLMPRLSHFQEEYPNISLEFRCSTEPVDVLSMESDLSIQYRKPESPDLVAVKLGTLHAVPWASLHYLKRFGTPSTPKELCDHRLMDHEVYHLHRRNYDTWLALLDAARQPRHWTNSSVALLNAAQNGAGVTLLPTFLCSFAEGIVPLALGLRTRCGIWLTYHPDIRRTARIRAVIEWIKGLFDQESWPWFRDEFNPPKLSTTERSST from the coding sequence ATGCACACTCGACAGACTTCGGAATCCCTTTCGAGTTGGGACAACTTCCGCGTCTTCCTCGAAATCACCAAAGCTGGCAGCTTCTCCAGCGCCGCCAAGCGGCTTCACTCGACCCAGCCAACCATCAGCCGAAGGATCCAGAGCCTCGAGCAGCGGCTCGGGGTTCGGCTTTTCGACCGCGTGCCCAGCGGTGTCGTTCTCACGGCCGGTGGCGAGAAGGTTCTCGAGACGGTGCGATATGTCGAGGAGTCACTTACAAAGACAGAAAAGCGCGTCCTTGGTGCGGACCAGCGCCTGAAAGGTTCAGTTCGGATCTCACTGACCGATGGCTTGGCAAATTTCTTGCTCATGCCGCGGCTTAGCCACTTCCAGGAGGAGTATCCGAACATCTCATTGGAGTTTCGATGTTCAACGGAGCCTGTCGACGTTCTCAGCATGGAAAGCGACCTGTCCATCCAGTATCGCAAACCGGAGTCGCCGGATCTCGTCGCGGTGAAGCTGGGCACCCTCCACGCCGTGCCTTGGGCCTCTCTTCATTATCTGAAACGCTTCGGCACCCCCTCCACGCCGAAAGAACTCTGCGATCACCGGCTGATGGATCATGAGGTCTATCACCTCCATAGACGCAACTATGACACTTGGCTGGCCTTGCTCGACGCGGCAAGGCAGCCGAGGCACTGGACCAATTCCAGCGTCGCGCTTTTGAACGCGGCGCAGAACGGCGCCGGTGTAACGTTGCTCCCGACCTTTTTGTGTAGTTTTGCCGAGGGTATCGTGCCCCTGGCCCTCGGGCTTCGAACCCGCTGCGGGATTTGGCTGACCTACCACCCTGACATACGACGCACCGCCCGGATCCGTGCGGTGATCGAGTGGATCAAGGGCCTATTTGATCAAGAAAGCTGGCCCTGGTTCCGTGACGAATTCAACCCACCAAAGCTGTCTACGACGGAACGGAGCAGTACATAA
- a CDS encoding LysR family transcriptional regulator, translated as MHNRQSSDSLSNWDDYRVFLEVAKAGSFSSAAKRLHSTQPTISRRIENLEQRLGVRLFNRLPSGIVPTPEGETVLETAQHVWESLVETQRIAIGSDQRLEGLVRVSLTDGLASFWLSPRIGRLHEAYPGLSVEFRCSMEPADILNLESDLSICFRRPRAQDLIAVRLGTLHAVPWASTGYLDRFGAPSTPDELCHHRLLYHEFYRYSKPDCDAWLALLDKAPQGRYLTNSSTSLLSAAQNSVGIALLPTYFCEFADGILPLDLGLRTRSSIWLAYHPDIRRCARIRAVTEWIKGLFDHDAWPWFRNDFHPPKVSRQEPYMYQKVSGVLP; from the coding sequence ATGCACAACCGCCAGAGTTCAGACTCCCTCTCCAATTGGGATGACTATCGCGTCTTTCTGGAGGTCGCCAAGGCCGGCAGCTTCTCCAGCGCGGCCAAGCGGCTTCACTCGACTCAACCGACCATCAGTCGAAGAATTGAGAACCTTGAGCAGCGTCTCGGGGTCCGGCTCTTCAACCGCCTGCCGAGCGGTATCGTTCCCACGCCCGAAGGAGAGACGGTCCTTGAGACGGCACAACACGTCTGGGAGTCTCTCGTCGAGACTCAGAGGATCGCAATCGGCTCGGACCAGCGCCTGGAAGGTTTGGTGCGGGTCTCACTGACCGACGGGCTGGCGTCCTTCTGGTTGTCGCCGCGGATCGGCCGGCTCCATGAGGCTTACCCAGGTCTCTCGGTCGAGTTTCGCTGCTCGATGGAACCCGCCGATATCCTTAATCTGGAGAGCGATCTGAGCATTTGCTTTCGGCGGCCTCGCGCTCAAGATCTCATAGCCGTCAGGCTGGGCACCTTACACGCCGTGCCATGGGCTTCTACGGGGTACCTGGACCGCTTTGGTGCCCCCAGCACGCCCGATGAACTCTGTCATCATCGGCTGCTGTATCACGAGTTCTATCGCTACTCTAAACCCGACTGCGACGCTTGGCTGGCCCTCCTGGACAAAGCGCCGCAGGGTCGATACTTGACCAATTCAAGCACCTCGCTGTTGAGCGCTGCCCAGAACAGCGTTGGAATCGCGCTGCTGCCGACCTACTTCTGCGAGTTCGCCGATGGTATCCTGCCGTTAGATCTGGGACTGAGGACCCGGTCCAGCATCTGGCTTGCCTATCACCCCGACATCAGGCGCTGTGCGCGGATCCGTGCGGTGACGGAATGGATCAAGGGCTTGTTCGACCACGACGCCTGGCCTTGGTTCCGCAACGACTTTCATCCGCCGAAGGTCTCCAGGCAGGAGCCCTACATGTATCAGAAAGTATCCGGTGTCTTGCCATAG
- a CDS encoding haloacid dehalogenase type II yields the protein MAHPAFEDIGACVFDAYGTLFDVHSAARRAGDALGDKAAGVSAVWRDKQLQYTWLRSLMGAHADFWQVTGEALDIALAAHGIEDDALRARLMELYLSLEAYPDVVPALSKLRAGGKQTAILSNGSPDMLGAAVRSAGLDRILDASLSIEEVGIYKPDARVYQLAVDRLAVEAGRICFVSTNCWDAHGAANFGFTVAWMNRFGQQDERLPGTPAAVMQGLDELPGLLGLD from the coding sequence ATGGCCCATCCGGCCTTCGAGGACATCGGCGCCTGCGTCTTCGACGCCTACGGCACCCTCTTCGACGTCCACTCGGCGGCACGGCGCGCCGGCGACGCCCTGGGCGACAAGGCGGCCGGGGTCTCTGCGGTCTGGCGCGACAAGCAGCTGCAGTACACCTGGCTGCGCTCGCTGATGGGCGCCCACGCCGACTTCTGGCAGGTCACCGGCGAGGCCCTGGACATCGCCCTGGCCGCCCACGGCATCGAGGACGACGCCCTGCGGGCGCGCCTGATGGAGCTCTACCTCTCGCTGGAGGCCTACCCCGACGTCGTGCCGGCGCTGAGCAAGCTGCGGGCCGGCGGCAAGCAGACCGCAATCCTGTCCAACGGCTCGCCCGACATGCTGGGCGCCGCGGTCCGATCCGCCGGCCTGGACCGGATCCTGGACGCCTCGCTTTCCATCGAGGAGGTCGGCATCTACAAGCCCGACGCCCGGGTCTACCAGCTGGCGGTCGACCGCTTGGCGGTCGAGGCCGGGCGAATCTGCTTCGTCTCGACCAATTGCTGGGACGCCCACGGCGCCGCCAACTTCGGTTTCACCGTGGCCTGGATGAACCGCTTCGGCCAGCAGGACGAACGGCTGCCGGGGACGCCGGCCGCCGTCATGCAGGGCCTGGACGAGCTGCCCGGCCTGCTGGGCCTAGACTAG
- a CDS encoding alpha/beta hydrolase has product MPDSSATEARAANYREGFLGSHDGLRLYYQDYGDPLSPGTPVLCLAGLTRNTGDFARLAPRLAAQRRVVTLDYRGRGRSDYDPDWRHYSPQACVWDVVQASFALGLHHFVVIGTSYGGLLGMGLAVFLPSALAGLVMNDTGPDLNDEGIERIMSYVGRDNPQPDWEAAARNIRETFPHLRLRTQEDWDRMIRGTFREGADGRLHHDWDPKIAKAILESPEAQDLWPYFRALRALPLLVIRGAESDVLDAAGLERMASIKPDLVRLTVEGVGHTPSLEEPECRAAIDDFLAGIDRSLGHG; this is encoded by the coding sequence TTGCCGGACAGCAGCGCCACCGAGGCCCGGGCGGCAAACTACCGCGAGGGCTTTCTCGGCAGCCACGACGGGCTGAGGCTCTATTACCAGGACTACGGCGATCCCTTGTCGCCCGGGACGCCGGTGCTCTGCCTCGCCGGGCTGACCCGCAACACGGGCGACTTCGCCCGCCTGGCCCCGCGGCTCGCCGCGCAGCGACGGGTGGTGACCCTGGACTACCGCGGCCGCGGCCGCTCCGACTACGATCCGGACTGGCGGCACTACAGCCCCCAGGCCTGCGTCTGGGACGTGGTCCAGGCCAGCTTCGCCCTGGGCCTGCACCACTTCGTCGTGATCGGGACCTCCTACGGCGGTCTGCTGGGCATGGGCCTGGCGGTCTTCCTGCCCTCCGCCCTGGCCGGCCTGGTGATGAACGACACCGGCCCGGACCTCAATGACGAGGGCATCGAGCGGATCATGTCCTATGTCGGCCGCGACAACCCGCAGCCGGACTGGGAGGCGGCGGCCCGGAACATCCGCGAGACCTTCCCCCACCTGCGCCTGCGGACCCAGGAGGACTGGGACCGGATGATCCGCGGCACCTTCAGGGAGGGCGCCGACGGCAGGCTGCATCACGACTGGGACCCGAAGATCGCAAAGGCCATCCTGGAGAGCCCGGAGGCCCAGGACCTCTGGCCCTACTTCCGGGCGCTCCGGGCCCTACCCCTTCTGGTGATCCGCGGCGCCGAGTCCGACGTCCTGGACGCCGCGGGGCTGGAGCGCATGGCAAGCATCAAGCCCGACCTGGTCCGGCTCACGGTCGAGGGCGTCGGCCACACCCCCAGCCTCGAGGAGCCGGAGTGCCGCGCGGCCATCGACGACTTCCTGGCCGGGATCGACCGGAGCCTGGGCCATGGATAG
- a CDS encoding threonine/serine dehydratase yields the protein MDSFNLPGLAEIEAAARRIAGKAVVTPLLESPALNARLGGRILLKPETLQRTGSFKFRGAYNKLSQLDETQRKAGVVAYSSGNHAQGVAAAAQLLGAPATIVMPSDAPGIKVANTKGYGAEVVPYARASEDRKAIAEAIATERGATLVPPYDDPDIIAGQGTCGLEICQQAEALGASLDAILVCCGGGGLTAGVGTAARALSPETEVYTVEPAGWDDTARSLAAGRRLANQDPPASLCDALLAMQPGALTFDVIRRVAAGGFAVTEDEVAEAVRYAFQTLKLVVEPGGAVTLAALLTGRYDVRDRCVAVTLSGGNIDPALMARLLAER from the coding sequence ATGGATAGCTTCAACCTGCCGGGCCTGGCCGAGATCGAGGCGGCCGCCCGGCGAATCGCCGGCAAGGCGGTGGTCACCCCCTTGCTGGAGAGCCCGGCGCTCAACGCCCGCCTGGGCGGCCGGATCCTGCTGAAACCGGAGACCCTCCAGCGGACCGGCTCCTTCAAGTTCCGTGGCGCCTACAACAAGCTGAGCCAGCTCGACGAGACGCAGCGAAAGGCCGGCGTGGTCGCCTATTCCTCGGGCAACCACGCCCAGGGCGTGGCCGCGGCGGCACAGCTTCTGGGCGCGCCCGCAACCATCGTCATGCCGAGCGACGCGCCCGGGATCAAGGTCGCCAACACCAAGGGCTACGGCGCCGAGGTGGTGCCCTACGCGCGCGCATCGGAGGACCGCAAGGCCATCGCCGAGGCGATCGCAACGGAGCGCGGCGCGACCCTCGTGCCGCCCTACGACGACCCCGACATCATTGCCGGCCAGGGCACCTGCGGCCTGGAGATCTGCCAGCAGGCGGAAGCGCTCGGCGCCAGCCTGGATGCCATCCTGGTCTGCTGCGGCGGTGGCGGCCTGACCGCCGGGGTCGGCACCGCGGCCCGGGCCCTTTCGCCGGAGACCGAGGTCTACACCGTCGAGCCGGCCGGCTGGGACGACACCGCCCGCTCTCTGGCCGCCGGCCGGCGCCTGGCCAACCAGGACCCGCCCGCCAGCCTCTGCGATGCGCTGCTCGCGATGCAGCCGGGTGCCTTGACTTTCGACGTCATCCGCCGGGTCGCGGCCGGCGGCTTCGCGGTGACCGAAGACGAGGTCGCCGAGGCGGTCCGCTACGCCTTCCAGACCCTGAAGCTGGTCGTCGAGCCGGGCGGCGCGGTGACCTTGGCGGCGCTGCTGACCGGCCGCTACGACGTCCGCGACCGCTGCGTCGCCGTCACACTGTCCGGCGGCAACATCGACCCGGCGCTCATGGCCCGCCTGCTCGCCGAGCGCTGA